In Gilliamella sp. B3022, the sequence TATAATTTGTCAGGTTTTTTTACAATACAACAAGTTTAGTTTATAGGCAAATTATTGCATTTATTGATATGACTATTTATCATAATTTAAAGCTCAATCATTTATATTCACGCAAAATGTTGGAACCTTATGCCATTTAATCAAAATACTTCTGCCTCGACGACTACGAGAAAAGGTAATACAAAAAAAGGTAATGAGACTAGATCTGCATTGATTCGTAGTGGAATTGAATTAATGACTACCTATGGGTATATTTCATCAAATATTGAAAGTATCTTAAACCAAGTAGGTGTTCCCAAAGGCTCCTTTTATTATTACTTCAAAAGTAAGGAAGACTTTGGAAGAACTATCATCGCTAGCTATGACAGTTTTTTTGCTCACAAATTAGATAAGCATTTAACCAATTCATCAATTGAATCAGCAATTGATCGAATTAAAGCTTTTTACGAAGATGCAAAGCAAGGTATGGCAAAGTATGATTATCATCGAGGCTGTTTAATTGGTGAATTAATTCAAGAAGAATCGCTTTTACCTCAAGGTTATGCATTATTGCTTGAACAGGTATTGCAAAGTTGGCAAATTAAAATAGAGAAATGTCTAGAATTAGCAAAAAATTCAGGAGAAATTAGCTCAAGAATTGATTGTAGATTATTAGCAGAATTTTTTTGGTTAGGTTGGGAAGGTGCAGTAACGCGAAGCAAATTGCTAAAAAAATCAGAACCGTTGGATACATTTATTACTACTTTCCTGAGTATG encodes:
- the acuR gene encoding acrylate utilization transcriptional regulator AcuR, whose protein sequence is MPFNQNTSASTTTRKGNTKKGNETRSALIRSGIELMTTYGYISSNIESILNQVGVPKGSFYYYFKSKEDFGRTIIASYDSFFAHKLDKHLTNSSIESAIDRIKAFYEDAKQGMAKYDYHRGCLIGELIQEESLLPQGYALLLEQVLQSWQIKIEKCLELAKNSGEISSRIDCRLLAEFFWLGWEGAVTRSKLLKKSEPLDTFITTFLSMITK